Proteins encoded within one genomic window of Halodesulfurarchaeum formicicum:
- a CDS encoding tyrosine-type recombinase/integrase, translating into MTKEPNKGYHDWNHDLNALQQVGEEIIEEWEQERPQSTRDYPPVQWMADNGYSHLRWILREKHDMGTPEFFILLTSAGGTQEYEWKIDDVATIERVKTYINDRIDCRGWGSTTTRTQRAQINEILHRFATEYGDDKLITIANNPELQTEVYESFKEVVKRLREDLTSDNSAHHYVRAGHRFFEWLDRSNRIAYDPMENIEEEFRWEWKAEPTPLSPEQVRKLWIAAETPEERMLVVGYCIWGLRTKELPAIHIDQIFLDAHDPHIKFDEADRKNGEGQVSLIFGLDAFADLVENRAMQPSWNGYLFPSDNENRSALTGKQMRRRFKRLARKAGVKIDGDVPTPKHGRAFFYNIQADAESVLLEMAGAIAEEQGAKDAKAVRDAYLSPEKRRKYRRIFFRRQIRQVLPEDANTGYRKRIDSDSSLADFM; encoded by the coding sequence ATGACAAAGGAACCGAACAAGGGGTACCATGATTGGAACCACGACCTAAATGCGCTTCAGCAGGTCGGTGAAGAAATAATTGAAGAGTGGGAACAGGAGCGGCCACAGTCCACCCGTGATTACCCACCAGTCCAATGGATGGCCGATAACGGCTACTCGCATCTCCGATGGATACTCCGGGAAAAACATGATATGGGAACGCCCGAATTTTTTATCCTGCTCACTTCAGCAGGCGGAACACAAGAATATGAATGGAAGATCGATGACGTCGCTACCATAGAACGTGTCAAGACGTACATCAATGATCGAATCGATTGCCGTGGCTGGGGGTCTACAACAACGCGCACGCAGCGGGCACAGATCAACGAGATCCTCCACCGATTCGCTACTGAATACGGCGATGACAAACTCATCACTATTGCAAACAATCCCGAACTGCAAACAGAGGTCTATGAATCTTTCAAAGAAGTAGTAAAACGTCTCCGAGAGGATCTAACCTCGGACAACTCAGCGCACCATTACGTGCGTGCTGGACACCGATTCTTCGAGTGGCTTGATCGATCAAATCGTATAGCCTACGATCCGATGGAGAATATTGAGGAAGAATTCCGGTGGGAATGGAAGGCCGAGCCCACCCCATTAAGTCCTGAACAAGTTCGGAAGCTATGGATCGCCGCTGAAACGCCCGAAGAACGGATGCTCGTGGTCGGTTACTGCATCTGGGGGTTGCGAACGAAAGAACTCCCCGCCATTCATATTGATCAAATATTCCTCGACGCCCACGATCCACACATCAAGTTCGATGAAGCTGACAGGAAAAACGGAGAGGGGCAGGTGTCCCTCATTTTCGGCCTCGATGCTTTCGCTGACCTAGTCGAAAACCGTGCAATGCAGCCAAGCTGGAATGGATACCTCTTTCCAAGTGATAATGAGAACCGTTCTGCCTTAACCGGCAAACAGATGCGTCGCCGGTTTAAGCGCCTTGCACGCAAAGCTGGTGTGAAAATTGACGGAGACGTGCCGACTCCAAAGCACGGCCGAGCCTTTTTCTACAACATCCAAGCGGATGCCGAGTCGGTATTGCTGGAGATGGCGGGTGCAATCGCAGAAGAACAGGGAGCGAAGGATGCCAAAGCCGTCCGAGACGCCTACTTGAGTCCTGAAAAACGAAGAAAATATCGACGCATATTCTTCAGGCGGCAGATTCGTCAGGTCCTGCCTGAAGACGCCAACACTGGGTACAGAAAACGAATCGACTCCGACAGCTCACTTGCCGACTTTATGTGA
- a CDS encoding tyrosine-type recombinase/integrase codes for MSLEPIDAENALELYLADKENELSEASLKGHKYRLGHFVRWCNEVQEIKNLNTLTGRQLHRYRLWRREDGDLNKVSEKTQMDTLRVFVRWLESIDGVEQDLSEKVLSPSVTPDENSRDVMLDSDSASKVLAHLKKYEYASIQHVSIVLMWHTMMRVGGVHALDIEDYNPGKQYIKVRHRPDTGTPIKNKNDGERMVALSDQLCEVLDDWLDAKRPVVTDDYGREPLLASREGRTSKTTLRAYVYRWTRPCVYSSECPHDRGIGECSAVERDTAYECPSSVSPHAIRRGSITHSLNSDMPDKVVSDRANVSQRVIEQHYDRRTEREKMEQRRDYLDNL; via the coding sequence ATGAGTCTCGAACCTATCGATGCCGAAAACGCGCTCGAACTGTACCTCGCAGACAAGGAGAACGAACTCTCAGAGGCCTCGCTTAAGGGCCATAAGTACCGGCTCGGTCATTTCGTCCGCTGGTGCAACGAGGTCCAGGAGATTAAGAACCTCAATACGCTCACCGGACGCCAGCTGCACAGGTACCGTCTCTGGCGGCGAGAGGATGGCGACTTGAACAAGGTCAGCGAAAAAACCCAGATGGACACGCTGCGTGTGTTCGTTCGTTGGCTAGAGTCAATCGACGGCGTAGAACAAGATCTGAGCGAGAAAGTGCTGTCCCCGTCGGTCACCCCCGACGAGAATTCTCGGGACGTAATGCTGGACAGTGACAGTGCTTCGAAGGTACTCGCACATCTGAAGAAGTACGAATACGCGAGCATCCAGCACGTCTCGATTGTCCTGATGTGGCACACGATGATGCGAGTCGGTGGCGTCCACGCCCTCGATATCGAGGATTACAATCCCGGAAAACAGTACATCAAGGTTCGTCATCGGCCGGATACTGGAACGCCGATCAAAAACAAGAATGACGGAGAGCGGATGGTCGCCCTTTCGGACCAGCTCTGCGAAGTCCTCGACGACTGGCTCGACGCCAAACGACCGGTGGTGACAGACGACTACGGTAGGGAACCATTGCTAGCTTCGCGAGAAGGACGGACGAGCAAGACAACGCTGCGCGCCTACGTCTACCGATGGACACGTCCCTGTGTCTACAGCAGTGAGTGTCCGCACGACCGCGGCATCGGTGAGTGTTCGGCAGTTGAGCGCGACACTGCGTACGAGTGTCCGTCGAGCGTGAGTCCTCACGCAATTCGCCGTGGAAGCATCACGCACAGCCTCAATAGCGACATGCCGGACAAAGTCGTTAGCGACCGCGCGAACGTAAGCCAGCGGGTGATCGAACAGCACTACGACAGGCGAACAGAGCGCGAAAAGATGGAGCAACGGAGAGATTATCTGGACAACCTCTAG
- a CDS encoding metal-dependent hydrolase, whose protein sequence is MWPWGHLAFAYLTYRGWSHLRGRAAIAGGTLGVLVLGALAPDLVDKPLAWTLSILPSGRSLAHSLLTAGALGAGSVLLLRNPGRRRQAGVFLFGYVGHIVADAVPDLVAGDPEALFFWNWPFAPHPTLSNDYSFVGQLFELGDQLRLLVAGEFSALGWVGIELVFVLVVGLLWLFDGAPGCRCLKLDRHRH, encoded by the coding sequence ATGTGGCCCTGGGGACACCTCGCGTTCGCCTACCTGACCTATCGCGGGTGGTCGCATTTGCGGGGTCGAGCCGCAATTGCCGGCGGAACACTGGGGGTCCTAGTACTCGGTGCCCTGGCCCCCGATCTCGTCGACAAACCGCTGGCCTGGACCCTCTCGATCCTCCCGAGCGGACGCTCGCTGGCTCACTCGCTTCTCACGGCCGGGGCCCTCGGGGCCGGCAGTGTCCTGCTGCTCAGAAATCCGGGACGCCGTCGCCAGGCCGGCGTGTTCCTCTTTGGATACGTCGGCCACATCGTCGCCGATGCCGTTCCCGACCTGGTGGCTGGTGATCCCGAGGCGCTGTTCTTCTGGAACTGGCCGTTCGCTCCGCACCCGACCCTCTCGAATGACTACTCCTTCGTGGGACAACTCTTCGAACTCGGCGATCAACTCCGACTGCTGGTGGCCGGTGAATTTTCCGCCCTCGGATGGGTGGGCATCGAATTGGTCTTTGTCCTGGTGGTCGGTCTACTCTGGCTGTTTGACGGTGCCCCCGGCTGTCGATGCCTCAAACTCGATCGTCATCGTCACTGA
- a CDS encoding GIY-YIG nuclease family protein: MHYVYLLHCGDGSLYTGYTTDVRRRVAEHRAGEGAKYTRGRGPLTLRRVEAYRSRSAAQSREYEIKQLSRPAKTRLVPDLDDRIALGGLFVGEAVQ, encoded by the coding sequence ATGCATTACGTCTACCTATTGCACTGCGGTGACGGTTCACTCTACACAGGGTACACTACCGACGTTCGGCGCCGGGTAGCCGAACATCGAGCGGGCGAGGGTGCGAAATACACCCGGGGTCGGGGCCCGTTGACCCTTCGCCGGGTCGAAGCGTATCGCTCTCGGTCAGCCGCTCAATCTCGGGAGTACGAGATCAAACAGCTCTCGCGGCCGGCGAAAACGCGACTGGTTCCGGATCTGGACGATCGAATCGCACTCGGCGGGCTGTTCGTCGGCGAAGCGGTTCAGTGA
- a CDS encoding UbiA family prenyltransferase encodes MATVLLSIQLNLAPLVGGLITFAVYVTDRIADADDDELDKPQRVAFVRRHKQLLTVLGALAYGFAVTLSVFGGPLAFGVTMLPGAAWVLYASDFLPSIHSGMGRLKDSVVINSGLVAFAWAVTLTFLPVAFADMGPFNPAVGIIFVYFFFRSYLDAELPNIRDVESDKAAGVSTLPVKYGVGWTRRAMYGIDLLTVGIIAIAVFGDLVPALGGLALLAGVAFSIVVSSRIDEFDENGWVSIAPDMEYVLSGGLLILIWFFR; translated from the coding sequence ATGGCGACGGTCTTGCTCTCGATCCAACTGAACCTTGCTCCCCTCGTTGGGGGGCTGATCACGTTTGCCGTCTACGTGACTGACCGAATTGCTGACGCAGACGACGACGAACTTGACAAGCCCCAGCGGGTGGCATTCGTGCGCCGGCATAAACAGCTCCTGACTGTTCTTGGTGCCCTCGCTTACGGCTTTGCAGTCACGCTTTCGGTGTTTGGCGGGCCCCTGGCTTTTGGGGTCACGATGCTACCAGGAGCCGCCTGGGTGCTCTACGCAAGTGATTTTCTCCCGTCGATCCACTCGGGAATGGGCCGACTCAAGGACTCGGTTGTGATTAACTCAGGACTCGTCGCATTCGCCTGGGCAGTCACGCTCACGTTTTTGCCCGTCGCATTCGCCGACATGGGACCGTTCAACCCCGCTGTTGGAATCATTTTCGTGTACTTCTTCTTCCGTTCCTACCTTGACGCCGAACTACCGAACATCCGCGACGTGGAAAGTGACAAGGCCGCAGGTGTTTCGACTTTGCCAGTGAAGTACGGGGTTGGCTGGACTCGACGAGCGATGTACGGAATTGACCTACTGACTGTTGGAATCATCGCCATAGCGGTCTTTGGCGACCTCGTGCCGGCACTTGGCGGACTTGCACTATTGGCTGGTGTGGCCTTCTCCATCGTCGTCAGTTCTCGGATCGACGAGTTTGACGAAAACGGCTGGGTGAGCATCGCCCCGGATATGGAATACGTTCTCAGTGGTGGCCTTTTGATCCTTATCTGGTTCTTCCGATAG
- a CDS encoding histidine kinase N-terminal 7TM domain-containing protein, producing the protein MIQTGALIVVLALTAGIGFAVGLLAWQERPEPGATSLSVFMAGQVWWAAFLAFEFQATTLAQRVLWSNVQWIGVVVIPVAWIAFAFSYTGRDEYVRWRYIGVLSIIPAITIGLALTAPYHDLLYTEASLLEQNGLVVLHKEPGQWIWVIAVYTYLLAIGGLVPIFALVKSENLPFRGQSLALILGSIIPWTTSILHNLGVTPIPGFDPTPISFAITGVAFLGALSRFQLLGTNPSPNFRARRLVFDQMDEMAVVVDRNDHIVNLNRSAESMFETDRDVVLGSDASSVVPQYRELVRDPDGSTEISTEFGGTKRIYQGTVTPIWDFHDRKIGHVLTFHDVTDYVRREQRYQVLNRLFRHNLRTESQLILGQAERLAAEHDAVDSIKARAKAIENIGDKARDLAAMFERDTDPDQMVEVEAVIERSVATVTSEYPNATIHDSRPEEPVEVSSLIETVLCNVIENAVEHNPAPEPRVWVSANSTDGRVRITVADDGPGLGEYEIETLEEGSESQLKHTSGLGLWLIKWGTEIAGGTVSFTERDPEGSIVTLDVPASTSSNGDT; encoded by the coding sequence GTGATACAAACCGGGGCCCTCATCGTGGTGCTTGCACTCACCGCGGGTATCGGCTTCGCGGTGGGGCTGCTCGCCTGGCAGGAGCGCCCGGAACCAGGGGCGACTTCATTGAGCGTGTTCATGGCCGGGCAGGTATGGTGGGCTGCGTTCTTGGCCTTCGAGTTCCAGGCGACCACGCTCGCCCAGCGGGTACTCTGGTCCAACGTCCAGTGGATTGGGGTCGTAGTGATTCCTGTTGCCTGGATCGCCTTTGCCTTCTCGTACACCGGCCGGGACGAGTATGTCAGGTGGCGGTATATCGGCGTGTTGTCGATAATCCCAGCCATCACTATTGGGCTCGCACTCACGGCACCGTATCACGATCTCTTATACACCGAAGCATCACTGCTTGAACAGAATGGATTGGTCGTTCTCCACAAAGAGCCAGGACAGTGGATCTGGGTAATCGCAGTGTACACCTACCTGCTTGCTATCGGTGGGCTCGTCCCGATATTCGCGTTAGTGAAAAGCGAAAACCTCCCCTTCCGGGGCCAAAGCCTCGCGTTAATCCTCGGGTCGATTATTCCGTGGACGACAAGTATTCTGCACAATCTGGGGGTGACGCCTATTCCCGGATTTGACCCGACCCCGATTAGTTTCGCGATTACAGGGGTCGCGTTCCTCGGAGCGTTGTCCCGGTTTCAACTGCTCGGGACGAACCCATCTCCAAATTTTCGGGCTCGACGCCTCGTCTTCGATCAAATGGACGAGATGGCTGTCGTTGTCGACAGGAACGATCACATCGTCAATTTGAATCGAAGCGCTGAATCGATGTTCGAAACGGACCGTGATGTTGTCCTCGGTAGCGATGCTTCCAGTGTCGTTCCGCAATACCGAGAGCTGGTTCGAGATCCCGACGGGTCGACTGAAATATCGACCGAATTCGGTGGCACCAAACGGATCTATCAGGGCACCGTGACTCCGATCTGGGACTTTCATGACCGAAAGATCGGCCACGTGCTCACGTTCCACGACGTGACCGACTACGTCCGGCGCGAACAGCGGTATCAGGTACTAAATCGGTTGTTCAGGCACAATCTCCGGACCGAATCACAGTTGATCCTGGGCCAGGCCGAGCGACTCGCCGCGGAACACGACGCCGTCGATTCGATCAAAGCCCGAGCGAAAGCTATCGAGAACATCGGCGACAAAGCCAGAGATCTCGCGGCAATGTTCGAGCGGGACACGGACCCCGATCAGATGGTCGAGGTGGAAGCAGTCATCGAACGGAGCGTTGCGACCGTCACTTCCGAATATCCGAATGCGACGATCCACGACAGTCGTCCCGAGGAACCAGTCGAGGTCTCCTCGCTAATCGAAACAGTCCTGTGCAATGTGATAGAGAACGCAGTGGAACACAACCCAGCCCCGGAACCCAGGGTCTGGGTCAGCGCGAACAGTACCGACGGCCGGGTGAGGATCACTGTGGCCGACGACGGACCGGGCCTCGGCGAGTACGAGATCGAGACCCTCGAAGAGGGCTCGGAATCACAGCTGAAACACACCAGCGGGCTCGGACTCTGGTTGATCAAGTGGGGGACAGAGATCGCGGGCGGAACGGTCTCGTTCACCGAACGTGACCCGGAAGGGTCGATCGTGACCCTGGACGTGCCCGCATCGACCAGTTCGAACGGGGATACCTGA
- a CDS encoding Ig-like domain-containing protein yields the protein MPEGRSITGLVVLLVTVSMVASPTLVSVAEAADTPQIQVSVNENTIEDGAWTVVGESDFSIRIASNATIESIVVRVNDRDVVEATPDGRTYQTDLVAPLSARWNTVQVVATDTSGTLSTHQFKIYKDTIAPDIAVSSPFSVAAGHQFPEETRLTDGAINLTGTVEDASNVTAFSATLSGAGQSIELTNHTDGSFTLNTTLAPGNHTLSVRATDEYGNEVRRFTRLRVIDEDAPSVSIRDWPTNTSAGAIGPTAVATDDIAVRSLTYRVSGQPERTAIEPTSRLLGAGRTNVTRSIPIEFYRAGTYEVTFNVTDYAGRYTTLTKELRYDPVTPEERAAPEITVHENRSGLVNETLYHLEASVDNGSIERVVLEAASNSSGRVSAYERVYDGNATATVPVRQNLSLASGVTDITLTATDSYGTEHSATWQVDPESTSPYRTSPAENTATGPDPTVEPSSQSTEISVTEPTPLAPVTETKAPASPVLVAVALLVVSGLLSRRRH from the coding sequence ATGCCAGAGGGGCGATCGATCACGGGGCTCGTCGTCTTGCTTGTCACGGTTTCAATGGTCGCAAGCCCCACTCTCGTGTCCGTTGCTGAAGCCGCGGACACGCCACAAATTCAGGTTTCGGTCAACGAGAACACGATCGAAGACGGAGCGTGGACCGTCGTCGGTGAGTCGGACTTTTCGATTCGGATTGCCTCGAACGCCACGATCGAATCGATCGTCGTTCGGGTGAACGACCGAGACGTCGTGGAGGCCACACCGGATGGTCGAACCTACCAAACTGACCTGGTGGCCCCGCTTTCGGCCCGGTGGAACACCGTGCAGGTGGTCGCGACGGACACCTCGGGGACTCTCTCGACTCACCAGTTCAAGATCTACAAGGACACCATCGCGCCCGATATCGCCGTTTCCAGTCCGTTTTCGGTCGCGGCTGGACACCAGTTTCCCGAGGAGACCCGACTCACCGACGGCGCGATTAACCTGACCGGAACCGTCGAGGATGCCTCGAACGTCACTGCCTTCTCCGCGACGCTCAGCGGCGCCGGCCAGTCGATCGAACTCACGAACCACACGGATGGCAGCTTCACTCTCAACACCACGCTCGCCCCCGGGAACCACACGCTCAGCGTTCGTGCGACCGACGAATACGGCAACGAGGTGCGGCGGTTCACCCGACTCCGGGTGATCGACGAGGACGCGCCGAGCGTCTCGATTCGTGACTGGCCGACGAATACGAGTGCCGGCGCCATTGGGCCCACCGCCGTGGCGACTGACGATATTGCCGTTCGCTCGCTCACGTACCGTGTCTCGGGACAGCCAGAGCGAACGGCCATCGAACCCACCAGTCGGTTGCTCGGGGCCGGCCGGACGAACGTGACCCGATCGATTCCCATCGAGTTCTACCGGGCCGGGACCTACGAGGTGACTTTCAACGTGACCGACTACGCCGGTCGCTACACCACGCTCACGAAGGAACTCAGGTACGACCCCGTCACGCCCGAGGAACGTGCCGCCCCCGAGATCACCGTGCACGAGAACCGGTCCGGGCTCGTGAACGAGACGTTGTACCACCTCGAAGCGAGTGTCGATAACGGGTCGATCGAGCGTGTCGTCCTCGAAGCCGCGAGTAATAGCTCGGGCCGGGTCAGTGCGTATGAACGGGTGTATGACGGAAACGCGACCGCAACCGTCCCGGTACGGCAGAACCTCTCACTCGCGTCTGGGGTGACCGATATCACCCTCACGGCGACTGACTCCTACGGGACAGAGCACTCGGCCACGTGGCAGGTGGACCCCGAAAGCACCAGCCCCTATCGGACTTCCCCGGCGGAGAATACGGCCACAGGCCCGGATCCGACGGTGGAGCCATCGTCACAATCCACTGAAATTTCAGTTACTGAACCGACACCACTGGCGCCCGTCACGGAGACGAAAGCTCCAGCGTCGCCTGTACTCGTTGCCGTGGCACTTCTTGTGGTGAGTGGTCTCCTGAGTCGCCGGCGGCACTAA
- a CDS encoding DUF7289 family protein yields the protein MDRGVSDLVGYVLIFALITSSVAVVTVGGYDSLGSVRDAERFENAQRVFDVLGANVDDHLESHVESRGTEIRLADARLGFGDPVTLNVTVEGVGSNQTTIDPLVYTQGADRQIAYTGGAVLRVQGGGALVTTGPPFRFGDEMVISMVNTRGRDPGIAGSGRVLVRTEATTRSTHAYTDGPYTVSVTVDDSYPDAWERWFKSETGENCTATGGTVTCDGVESVYVRTVAIDVYLE from the coding sequence ATGGATAGAGGCGTCAGCGATCTGGTTGGGTATGTCCTCATCTTCGCGTTGATCACCAGTTCGGTCGCGGTCGTGACCGTCGGGGGGTATGACAGTCTGGGCAGCGTCCGGGACGCCGAGCGGTTCGAGAACGCACAGCGTGTCTTTGACGTGCTGGGGGCGAACGTCGACGATCACCTCGAATCACACGTCGAATCCCGCGGCACCGAAATTCGCCTCGCGGACGCCCGTCTCGGATTCGGTGATCCAGTGACACTGAACGTCACCGTCGAGGGTGTGGGCTCGAACCAGACCACGATCGATCCACTCGTGTATACCCAGGGTGCCGACAGGCAGATCGCCTATACCGGGGGCGCGGTGCTCCGCGTCCAGGGGGGCGGTGCCCTCGTCACGACCGGGCCACCGTTCCGCTTCGGCGATGAAATGGTGATCTCGATGGTCAACACGCGAGGGCGAGATCCCGGTATCGCAGGCTCAGGTCGGGTGCTCGTCCGGACCGAGGCGACCACTCGGTCGACGCATGCCTACACCGACGGCCCCTACACCGTCTCCGTTACCGTCGACGATTCCTATCCGGATGCCTGGGAACGGTGGTTCAAATCCGAGACCGGCGAGAACTGTACGGCAACTGGTGGGACCGTTACCTGTGACGGGGTCGAATCGGTCTATGTCAGGACGGTGGCGATCGACGTCTACCTCGAGTAA
- a CDS encoding DUF7266 family protein, translating into MARVDRGVSTAVGYVLNLGIATLLVTGLLVAGSGLVADQRDRAAGAELDVIGNRIAADLETADRLVQNGNGSVTVRTSLPNAVAGNSYRVAIDSTGGNATVSVSTNDPAITRTIHLVNETPVQPTVVSGGAIVVHGNQTGLEVTDG; encoded by the coding sequence ATGGCGCGTGTAGACCGGGGCGTTTCGACGGCCGTGGGCTATGTCTTGAACCTGGGCATCGCGACCCTGCTCGTCACGGGGCTGCTGGTCGCCGGTTCCGGCCTCGTCGCGGACCAGCGGGACCGGGCTGCGGGGGCCGAACTGGACGTCATCGGCAACCGAATTGCGGCCGATCTGGAGACGGCAGACCGCCTGGTCCAAAACGGGAACGGATCAGTGACAGTTCGCACGTCGCTTCCGAACGCCGTCGCTGGCAACAGCTATCGGGTGGCCATCGACTCGACCGGGGGAAATGCCACGGTGTCCGTCTCGACCAACGACCCAGCGATCACTCGCACGATCCACCTCGTGAACGAGACCCCTGTGCAACCAACGGTGGTCAGTGGTGGTGCAATTGTCGTGCATGGTAATCAAACGGGACTGGAGGTGACCGATGGATAG
- a CDS encoding DUF7288 family protein, whose product MSRNEPRTRFGDRGQAHALEGIAAALLVLASLTFALQVTAVTPLTASTASQHLQTQGSGVANGVLVTADEADELKETVLYWNESASPPRFYDAGTGETYAGPPPTAFGDRLVATLGETGMVYNVNLRYLSSTGDQRVRTLVDQGNPSDQAVTASRTVVLYDDDQLRAADGSRTDRTVSETSGYFAHDTAPGPLYNVIRVEVVVWRV is encoded by the coding sequence GTGAGTCGGAACGAACCACGCACACGGTTCGGAGACCGCGGGCAGGCCCACGCCCTCGAAGGCATCGCGGCTGCCCTCCTGGTGCTGGCCAGTCTCACGTTCGCCCTCCAGGTCACGGCGGTCACGCCGCTGACGGCTAGTACAGCGAGTCAACACCTTCAGACCCAGGGGAGTGGGGTCGCAAACGGCGTTCTGGTGACTGCGGACGAAGCCGACGAACTCAAAGAGACCGTCCTCTACTGGAACGAGAGTGCCAGCCCACCTCGCTTTTACGACGCCGGGACGGGTGAGACCTACGCGGGGCCACCGCCCACCGCGTTCGGGGACCGACTTGTAGCGACCCTGGGGGAGACGGGGATGGTCTACAACGTGAACCTCCGATATCTCAGTTCCACCGGCGACCAGCGAGTTCGAACGCTGGTCGATCAAGGCAACCCGTCGGATCAGGCAGTCACCGCCTCTCGAACAGTCGTCCTGTACGACGACGATCAACTCAGGGCCGCGGATGGATCCCGGACCGACCGAACAGTCTCCGAGACGTCGGGGTACTTCGCCCACGACACGGCCCCGGGGCCGCTTTACAACGTCATTCGCGTGGAGGTGGTCGTATGGCGCGTGTAG
- a CDS encoding DUF7287 family protein: MNERGQSTLDFLLGIVLFLLAVTVVVGFVPGMLDPFVTGTEGHPVTADRAVTTLTSETLAVGESPYVTTGERVGAVINNSTEAELATALGVGNGARLNVTVTNRTGTVEQVGTDPPDTGAVTAAHRVISIDGQAATVTLRVWKP; encoded by the coding sequence ATGAACGAGCGTGGCCAGTCCACCCTCGACTTCCTGCTGGGGATCGTGCTCTTCCTGCTCGCCGTTACGGTGGTCGTCGGGTTCGTTCCCGGGATGCTCGATCCGTTCGTGACCGGGACGGAGGGCCATCCAGTGACCGCCGACCGGGCAGTGACGACACTCACGAGCGAGACGTTGGCAGTCGGGGAATCCCCATATGTTACGACTGGGGAACGGGTAGGGGCCGTTATCAATAACTCCACCGAGGCTGAACTGGCGACGGCCCTCGGTGTCGGAAACGGGGCTCGACTCAACGTCACTGTGACGAATCGAACCGGGACGGTCGAACAGGTCGGCACGGATCCACCTGATACAGGGGCGGTGACGGCTGCCCACCGAGTGATATCGATCGACGGCCAGGCGGCGACGGTGACACTCCGGGTGTGGAAACCGTGA